One genomic segment of Alicycliphilus denitrificans K601 includes these proteins:
- a CDS encoding Bug family tripartite tricarboxylate transporter substrate binding protein has product MTLSRRHLLASALAAGALPLLPARADAPKTLRVLVGFPPGGGSDAIARLLADKLKDTLGVPVVVENRPGAGGQIAAQALKGAPADGSTLFLTHDHTISILPQVVKNPGFDPARDFVAAGGFATFVNCLAVSPGTPAASFAEYVDWVRRQQGGKSAVGIPAPASTPEFLVRLLGQRYQLDLVAAPYRGSAPMIGDMLGNQIAAGIGSVQDFIENHRAGKLRVLAVLGGRRQAALPQVPTFAELGLPGFEDTPYYGFYAPAGTPEAVLARFAEALSRVVAQSQVREQLTAMGLTVGFMTPAQLAARERAYTAAWQRIIQDSGFKPQ; this is encoded by the coding sequence ATGACACTGTCCCGCCGCCACCTGCTGGCCAGCGCCCTTGCCGCTGGCGCATTGCCGCTGCTGCCCGCCCGGGCCGATGCGCCCAAGACCCTGCGCGTGCTGGTGGGCTTTCCGCCGGGCGGCGGCTCGGACGCCATCGCGCGGCTGCTGGCCGACAAGCTCAAGGACACGCTGGGCGTGCCCGTGGTGGTGGAGAACCGCCCCGGCGCGGGCGGGCAGATCGCCGCGCAGGCGCTCAAGGGCGCGCCGGCCGACGGCAGCACCTTGTTCCTCACGCACGACCACACCATCTCCATCCTGCCCCAGGTGGTGAAGAACCCCGGCTTCGACCCCGCGCGCGACTTCGTGGCCGCGGGCGGCTTCGCCACCTTCGTCAACTGCCTGGCCGTCTCGCCCGGCACGCCGGCCGCGAGCTTCGCGGAGTACGTGGACTGGGTCAGGCGCCAGCAGGGCGGCAAGAGCGCCGTGGGCATCCCCGCGCCGGCTTCCACGCCCGAGTTCCTGGTCCGGCTGCTGGGCCAGCGCTACCAGCTGGACCTGGTGGCCGCGCCGTACCGCGGCAGCGCGCCCATGATCGGCGACATGCTGGGCAACCAGATCGCGGCCGGCATCGGCTCGGTGCAGGACTTCATCGAGAACCACCGCGCCGGCAAGCTGCGCGTGCTGGCCGTGCTGGGCGGCAGGCGCCAGGCGGCGCTGCCCCAGGTCCCCACCTTCGCCGAGCTGGGCCTGCCCGGATTCGAGGACACGCCGTACTACGGCTTCTATGCCCCGGCGGGCACGCCCGAGGCCGTGCTCGCGCGCTTTGCCGAGGCGCTGTCCCGCGTCGTGGCGCAGTCCCAGGTGCGCGAGCAGCTCACCGCCATGGGCCTCACGGTGGGGTTCATGACGCCCGCGCAGCTGGCCGCGCGCGAGCGGGCCTATACGGCGGCGTGGCAGCGCATCATCCAGGACAGCGGCTTCAAGCCGCAGTGA
- a CDS encoding MG2 domain-containing protein, with the protein MRRAAAALLLLAAGAAQALVVTSLSPQGEVARVRQVVAKFDAPAVRLGDPQAPAPLTVACSDADAAKGQARWTGEREWVYDFAQDLPPGVRCTVSVKPGFKSASGAQLAGAVSYQFNTGGPFVQSVRPGTWQEIDEEQFFVLQLNGPATQASLLEHTWCVADGVGERVPVRLVEGAQRAALLQSLHLDKAAAKEPLRYATLTCGRRLSAGSQMQLVYGRGVATPSGVANAQERRFAYKVRQPFSAEFGCERENARSDCLPVRPMHLAFNAPVARKLAQGIRLKGGGQTLAPEIDGSQEGDALVNGVRFAAPLAAQTQFTLELPSGFKDASGRPLANAQSFPLKVATGAMPPLAKFAAAPFGVVERFAEGPDGPALLPVTLRRVEAGLDVQGLQPGAAVQGGKVSTLRPDSDADIIAWLRKVQRYDEATVDRAQARRDARGPLPAAFDERDGDRVQTRMLSLLQGQAGVKKLDLPRPAKDDPRPFEVVGIPLPPGFSVVEIASPLLGQSLLDERHGASRTMYVRTSVLVTNLGVHFKLGRENAVAWVTTLDKGRPVAGAQVRVSACDGRLLSTVTTGGDGVARFEGLDSDPPACGGGDEWRNAYFVSARAQDELAFTWSDWQRGIEPWRFNVPVSSEPRPDEVAHTIFDRTLLRAGETLSMKHLLRTQTGRGLGLPDARPAELAITHVGSGQQFTQPLKWRKTATGGLSAESEFAVPPAARLGMYQVELRGGEGGDGARSFLSGSFRVEEFRLPVLEGRIAPVDGKPLVRARSVPTDVQVGYVSGGGAARLPVRVSAMVRAKSLQFSDFDAFSFQPPRKRDARGSSDDEEESASQDTRVIADKLPLTLDKDGAGRIAIDDVPQAPRAQELVLEASYSDPNGEVQTLRGTHTLWPAAVVAGIKAEGWVSSGSRVRLQALALSLDGKPQEGVPLAVQAIARTTTTSRKRMVGGFYSYDNKTETKDLGTVCTGKSDGRGLLLCDARLDEPGEVELVVSARDKNGNEAQAASSVWVTRRGELWFGGEDHDRIDLLPEKKSYQPGETARLQVRMPFRQATALVSVEREGVISTRVVQLSGQDPTVQIKIEDGWAPNVYVSVLALRGRLREVPWYSFFTWGFKAPREWWNAFWYEGREYVAPTAMVDLSRPAYRLGLAELRVGEQAHRIAVQVKADKDSYPVRGKAQVTIQATLPDGKPAAGAEVALAAVDQALLELMPNTSWNLLDAMLQRRAWGVATSTAQMEIVGRRHYGRKAVPAGGGGGRAPTRELLDTLLLWQPAVRLDAQGQARVTVPLNDALTTFRIVAVADAGTGLFGTGSASIRATQDLQIISGLPPLVREGDQFRAQVTLRNTTARTMTVEVAPRATLLALDRQTVDIPAGQARELAWNVTAPAQPGQTRAQALLWEIEARDTLGGARDALKARQRLIPAVPLGVQQATLVQVDGSYRVDVAPPAGALPGRGGLKLALQPGLADGLPGVRDWWARYPYACLEQQASKAIGMGDARQWQSIVARLPTYLDADGLAYYFPPQAGSADRGSDTLTAYLLAAAHEAARLSPEFALPPEAREPLERGLIAFVEGRIERSFWSPRKDLDLRKLAAIEALSRYGKAQARWLTSLNIAPNQWPTHAVIDWLNILRRMPDLPQRAQRLQEATQILRARLSYQGSRLAFSTEQDDAWWWLMQGGDVNAARLMLAVMDDPAWQGDMGRLASGFIARQQGGAWRTTTANLWGALALAQFGARYEATPVAGTTRAAMGGRQASVDWSKVVRAGTGDEGGAMHQTTWFGAPAAPGGWKNDTMFLPWGAEGGGGQLTVTHQGPGKPWLTLQSVAAVALQAPMNAGYGIRRSVTPIEQADKSLPPGTYSRGDVLRVTLEVTGAADMAWVAITDPVPAGATILGGGLGRDSEIATQGEKREGWGWPAFEERGFESFRGYYEYLPKGTVKMQYTLRLNNAGEFQLPPSRVEALYAPEMFGEAPNARVKVVQP; encoded by the coding sequence ATGCGCAGGGCGGCCGCCGCCCTGCTTCTTCTGGCCGCAGGAGCGGCGCAGGCCCTCGTGGTGACCAGCCTGTCGCCCCAGGGCGAGGTGGCGCGCGTGCGCCAGGTGGTGGCCAAGTTCGACGCCCCGGCCGTGCGCCTGGGCGACCCGCAGGCGCCGGCGCCGCTCACGGTGGCCTGCAGCGATGCCGACGCCGCCAAGGGCCAGGCCCGTTGGACCGGCGAGCGCGAATGGGTGTACGACTTCGCGCAGGATCTGCCGCCCGGCGTGCGCTGCACGGTCAGCGTGAAACCTGGGTTCAAATCGGCCTCTGGCGCCCAACTGGCGGGCGCTGTAAGCTATCAATTCAATACCGGCGGCCCGTTCGTGCAGAGCGTGCGGCCCGGCACCTGGCAGGAGATCGACGAGGAGCAGTTCTTCGTGCTGCAGCTCAACGGCCCTGCCACGCAGGCCAGCCTGCTCGAACACACGTGGTGCGTGGCCGACGGCGTGGGCGAGCGCGTGCCCGTGCGTTTGGTCGAAGGCGCGCAGCGCGCCGCGCTGCTGCAGTCCCTGCACCTGGACAAGGCGGCGGCCAAAGAGCCGCTGCGCTATGCCACGCTGACCTGCGGGCGCCGGCTGAGCGCGGGCAGCCAGATGCAGCTGGTGTACGGCCGGGGCGTGGCCACGCCCAGCGGCGTGGCCAACGCGCAGGAGCGGCGCTTCGCCTACAAGGTGCGCCAGCCCTTCAGCGCCGAGTTCGGCTGCGAGCGCGAGAACGCCCGCTCGGACTGTCTGCCCGTGCGGCCCATGCACCTCGCCTTCAACGCGCCCGTGGCGCGCAAGCTGGCGCAGGGCATACGCCTGAAGGGGGGCGGCCAGACGCTCGCGCCGGAGATCGACGGGTCGCAGGAGGGCGATGCGCTGGTCAACGGCGTGCGCTTTGCCGCGCCGCTCGCGGCGCAGACGCAGTTCACGCTGGAGCTGCCCTCGGGCTTCAAGGACGCATCGGGCCGCCCCCTGGCCAACGCGCAGAGCTTTCCGCTCAAGGTGGCGACCGGCGCCATGCCGCCGCTGGCCAAGTTCGCCGCGGCGCCGTTCGGCGTGGTGGAGCGCTTCGCCGAAGGGCCCGACGGCCCGGCGCTGCTGCCCGTCACGCTGCGCAGGGTGGAGGCAGGCCTGGACGTGCAGGGCCTGCAGCCCGGCGCCGCCGTGCAGGGCGGCAAGGTGAGCACGCTGCGGCCCGACAGCGACGCCGACATCATCGCCTGGCTGCGCAAGGTGCAGCGCTACGACGAGGCCACCGTGGACCGCGCCCAGGCCCGCCGCGACGCGCGCGGCCCGCTGCCCGCGGCGTTCGACGAGCGGGACGGCGACCGGGTGCAGACGCGCATGCTCTCGCTGCTCCAGGGGCAGGCCGGCGTGAAGAAGCTCGACCTGCCCCGGCCCGCCAAGGACGACCCGCGCCCCTTCGAGGTCGTGGGCATCCCGCTGCCGCCCGGGTTCTCGGTGGTGGAGATCGCCTCGCCCCTGCTCGGCCAGTCATTGCTGGACGAGCGCCACGGCGCGTCGCGCACCATGTACGTGCGCACGAGCGTCCTAGTCACCAACCTGGGCGTGCATTTCAAGCTCGGGCGCGAGAACGCCGTGGCCTGGGTGACCACGCTGGACAAGGGCCGGCCCGTGGCCGGCGCGCAGGTGCGCGTGTCCGCCTGCGACGGCAGGCTGCTCTCCACGGTCACCACGGGCGGCGATGGCGTGGCCCGGTTCGAGGGCCTGGACAGCGATCCGCCGGCCTGCGGCGGCGGGGACGAATGGCGCAACGCCTACTTCGTGAGCGCGCGCGCGCAGGACGAGCTGGCCTTCACCTGGAGCGACTGGCAGCGCGGCATAGAGCCCTGGCGCTTCAACGTGCCCGTCAGCAGCGAGCCGCGCCCCGACGAGGTGGCCCACACCATCTTCGACCGCACGCTGCTGCGCGCGGGCGAGACCCTGTCCATGAAGCACCTGCTGCGCACGCAGACCGGCCGCGGCCTGGGGCTGCCCGACGCGCGCCCCGCCGAGCTGGCCATCACCCACGTTGGCAGCGGCCAGCAGTTCACGCAGCCTTTGAAATGGCGCAAGACGGCCACGGGGGGGCTTTCCGCCGAGAGCGAATTCGCCGTGCCGCCGGCCGCCAGGCTGGGCATGTACCAGGTGGAGCTGCGCGGGGGCGAGGGCGGGGACGGTGCGCGTTCCTTCTTGTCGGGGAGCTTCCGCGTGGAGGAATTCCGCCTGCCCGTGCTGGAGGGCCGCATAGCCCCCGTGGACGGCAAGCCCCTGGTGCGCGCGCGCAGCGTGCCCACCGACGTGCAGGTCGGCTACGTGTCGGGCGGCGGCGCGGCGCGCCTGCCGGTGCGCGTGTCGGCCATGGTGCGGGCCAAGTCGCTGCAGTTCTCCGACTTCGACGCCTTCAGCTTCCAGCCCCCGCGCAAGCGCGATGCCCGCGGCAGCAGCGACGACGAGGAGGAATCCGCGAGCCAGGACACGCGCGTAATCGCCGACAAGCTGCCGCTCACGCTCGACAAGGACGGCGCAGGCCGCATCGCCATCGACGACGTGCCCCAGGCGCCCAGGGCGCAGGAGCTGGTGCTGGAGGCCAGTTACTCCGACCCCAATGGCGAGGTGCAGACCCTGCGCGGCACGCACACGCTGTGGCCCGCGGCCGTGGTGGCCGGCATCAAGGCCGAGGGCTGGGTCTCCAGCGGCTCCCGCGTGCGCCTGCAGGCGCTGGCCCTGTCGCTGGACGGCAAGCCGCAGGAGGGCGTGCCGCTGGCCGTGCAGGCCATCGCGCGCACCACCACCACGAGCCGAAAACGCATGGTGGGCGGCTTCTACAGCTACGACAACAAGACCGAAACGAAGGACCTGGGCACCGTCTGCACCGGCAAGAGCGACGGCCGCGGCCTGCTGCTGTGCGACGCCAGGCTCGACGAGCCCGGCGAGGTGGAGCTGGTCGTGAGCGCGCGCGACAAGAATGGCAACGAGGCGCAGGCCGCGTCCTCTGTCTGGGTCACGCGCCGCGGCGAACTCTGGTTCGGCGGCGAGGACCACGACCGCATCGACCTGCTGCCCGAGAAGAAGAGCTACCAGCCCGGCGAGACGGCGCGCTTGCAGGTGCGCATGCCGTTCCGCCAGGCCACGGCCCTGGTCAGCGTGGAGCGCGAGGGCGTGATCAGCACGCGCGTGGTGCAGCTCAGCGGCCAGGACCCCACGGTGCAGATCAAGATCGAGGATGGCTGGGCGCCCAACGTCTACGTGAGCGTGCTGGCGCTGCGCGGGCGTCTGCGCGAGGTGCCCTGGTACAGCTTCTTCACCTGGGGCTTCAAGGCGCCGCGCGAATGGTGGAACGCCTTCTGGTACGAGGGCCGCGAGTATGTGGCGCCCACGGCCATGGTGGACCTGTCCAGGCCCGCCTACCGCCTGGGCCTGGCCGAGCTGCGCGTGGGCGAGCAGGCGCACCGCATCGCGGTGCAGGTCAAGGCCGACAAGGACAGCTACCCCGTGCGCGGCAAGGCCCAGGTCACCATCCAGGCCACGCTGCCGGACGGCAAGCCCGCCGCGGGCGCCGAGGTGGCGCTGGCCGCCGTGGACCAGGCGCTGCTGGAGCTGATGCCCAACACCAGCTGGAACCTGCTCGACGCCATGCTGCAGCGCCGTGCCTGGGGCGTCGCCACGTCCACCGCGCAGATGGAGATCGTCGGCCGGCGCCACTACGGCAGGAAGGCCGTGCCCGCGGGCGGCGGCGGCGGGCGCGCGCCCACGCGCGAACTGCTCGACACGCTGCTGCTGTGGCAGCCCGCGGTCAGGCTCGACGCGCAGGGGCAGGCCAGGGTGACGGTGCCGCTCAACGACGCGCTCACCACTTTCAGGATCGTCGCCGTGGCCGACGCGGGCACGGGCCTGTTCGGCACCGGCAGCGCCAGCATCCGCGCCACGCAGGACCTGCAGATCATCAGCGGCCTGCCGCCGCTCGTGCGCGAGGGCGACCAGTTCCGCGCCCAGGTCACGCTGCGCAACACCACGGCCCGGACCATGACGGTGGAGGTGGCGCCGCGCGCCACGCTGCTCGCGCTCGACAGGCAGACCGTGGACATCCCCGCGGGCCAGGCCCGCGAGCTGGCCTGGAACGTCACCGCGCCCGCGCAGCCCGGGCAGACGCGCGCGCAGGCCCTGCTGTGGGAGATAGAGGCGCGCGACACGCTCGGCGGCGCGCGCGACGCGCTCAAGGCCCGCCAGCGGCTGATCCCGGCCGTGCCGCTCGGCGTGCAGCAGGCCACGCTGGTGCAGGTCGATGGCAGCTATCGCGTGGACGTGGCGCCGCCCGCGGGCGCGCTGCCCGGGCGCGGCGGCCTGAAGCTGGCGCTGCAGCCCGGTCTGGCCGACGGCCTGCCCGGCGTGCGCGACTGGTGGGCGCGCTACCCCTACGCCTGCCTGGAGCAGCAGGCCAGCAAGGCCATCGGCATGGGCGACGCCAGGCAGTGGCAGTCCATCGTCGCCAGGCTCCCCACCTACCTGGACGCCGACGGCCTGGCGTACTACTTCCCGCCCCAGGCCGGCAGTGCCGACCGCGGCAGCGACACGCTCACTGCCTACCTGCTCGCGGCCGCGCACGAGGCGGCGCGCCTGTCGCCCGAATTCGCGCTGCCGCCCGAGGCGCGCGAGCCGCTGGAGCGCGGCCTCATCGCCTTCGTCGAAGGGCGCATAGAGCGCAGCTTCTGGAGCCCGCGCAAGGACCTGGACCTGCGCAAGCTCGCCGCCATCGAGGCGCTGTCGCGCTACGGCAAGGCCCAGGCGCGCTGGCTCACCAGCCTGAACATCGCGCCCAACCAGTGGCCCACGCACGCGGTGATCGACTGGCTCAACATCCTGCGGCGCATGCCCGACCTGCCCCAGCGCGCGCAGCGCCTGCAGGAGGCCACGCAGATCCTGCGCGCCCGCCTGTCCTACCAGGGCAGCAGGCTCGCCTTCAGCACCGAGCAGGACGACGCCTGGTGGTGGCTGATGCAGGGCGGCGACGTGAACGCCGCGCGCCTCATGCTGGCCGTGATGGACGACCCCGCCTGGCAGGGCGACATGGGCCGCCTGGCCAGCGGCTTCATCGCGCGCCAGCAGGGCGGCGCCTGGCGCACCACCACGGCCAACCTGTGGGGCGCGCTGGCGCTGGCGCAGTTCGGCGCCAGGTACGAGGCCACGCCCGTGGCCGGCACCACCCGCGCCGCCATGGGCGGCCGGCAGGCCAGCGTGGACTGGAGCAAGGTGGTGCGTGCCGGCACCGGCGACGAAGGCGGCGCCATGCACCAGACGACCTGGTTCGGCGCGCCGGCGGCCCCTGGCGGCTGGAAGAACGACACCATGTTCCTGCCCTGGGGCGCGGAGGGCGGCGGCGGGCAGCTCACGGTCACCCACCAGGGGCCGGGCAAGCCCTGGCTCACGCTGCAGTCCGTCGCCGCCGTGGCGCTGCAGGCGCCCATGAACGCCGGCTACGGCATCCGCCGCAGCGTCACGCCCATCGAGCAGGCCGACAAGAGCCTGCCCCCGGGCACCTACAGCCGCGGCGACGTGCTGCGCGTGACGCTGGAGGTCACGGGCGCGGCCGACATGGCCTGGGTGGCCATCACCGACCCGGTGCCCGCCGGCGCCACCATCCTGGGCGGCGGCCTGGGGCGCGACTCCGAGATCGCCACCCAGGGCGAGAAGCGCGAGGGCTGGGGCTGGCCCGCGTTCGAGGAGCGCGGCTTCGAGTCCTTCCGCGGCTACTACGAATACCTGCCCAAG